One Spiroplasma endosymbiont of Cantharis nigra DNA segment encodes these proteins:
- a CDS encoding PTS transporter subunit EIIC has translation MHKKVLNVYAICDGVIDIIENIDDNVFKNNLLGTGYFISATSNEIHNPIENANIDLVFETKHGLFLKQENLDSSIMINMCLDFKKEDSKYFNIAKEQNEKIKNFEKLAEVNVDYLKVVHKNTNIAVLINDESNKMNWIFQPYFAGATKVKKNDLIGTFESILESEKDIKADEYFKTSSNWELIARQIIELVGRKANYSNSYNCSTRLRFKIKDKTLVDIDSLQKIKQVKGVVWKNNELQLILGKSVYKLYTGLKKLEDSGEFDLLANRKMSLGKRMLVALSSIMIPLIPILIGAGIIMAFVGILQITKLMPDIVLKIPETGLKPGQEYIRDTNVMWAMLYVIANTPLRFIGILAGISAAKYFKLNIFLGLSIGLILGSPLIFGDGGPIGFGYSWDLFKTGISPDDSIWYGLSSIKVMPQGARVIVVILAVLTTKKIENWIITWVPKSLELILKSALTLLIAALITFFIIGPIWYIFEQLIGVGLRFVTKTPLGIGTGIYALIWQPLVIVGMHSAVAQISQMQVLTDGVSYLTPGAEFSVWGQVGAVIAVILISKNSATKREARSTVITGFFGVPAPIVYGINLPKVRPFIAGTLGAFFAGCFSNILSVSQRVNTGLGVFSFFGFFSNPINPEIVTVELVPNTLNGLYNILCCVMATGLALMFTIFMYKERVLENNILKKNNAKVIKIINLSNFNLTSEDKLKVTNILRAEENFFTKEEIIKIKKLEKLLIESLKYKIELEIIFDKENKIKDRLFQQGCNLINKNKPLKAKTIMEKHKDIYFLKKKETLQNKIQQLDIKMTDKLKWLDELIKTKENVVLSNFKLLEDYLSEDNLYSIKLLYKNALNDLKITYKLQKPVDTKITLNSIIKKISQENNLNKKLTK, from the coding sequence ATGCACAAAAAAGTTTTAAATGTATATGCTATTTGCGATGGTGTTATAGACATAATAGAAAATATTGATGATAATGTTTTTAAAAATAATTTATTAGGAACAGGTTATTTCATATCTGCTACATCTAATGAAATTCATAATCCAATTGAAAATGCTAATATTGATTTGGTTTTTGAAACAAAACATGGTTTATTTTTAAAGCAGGAAAATTTGGATTCTTCTATTATGATAAATATGTGTCTTGACTTTAAAAAAGAAGATAGTAAATATTTTAATATTGCAAAAGAGCAAAATGAAAAAATAAAAAACTTTGAGAAATTAGCAGAAGTAAATGTAGATTATTTAAAAGTAGTCCATAAAAATACTAATATTGCTGTTTTAATTAATGATGAATCTAATAAAATGAATTGAATTTTTCAACCTTATTTTGCAGGAGCAACAAAGGTTAAAAAAAATGACCTAATAGGTACTTTTGAATCAATTTTAGAAAGTGAAAAAGATATTAAAGCTGATGAATACTTTAAAACTAGTTCAAATTGAGAACTGATTGCAAGACAAATAATTGAACTTGTTGGAAGAAAAGCAAATTATAGTAATTCTTACAATTGTTCAACTCGTCTTAGATTTAAAATAAAGGATAAAACTCTTGTAGATATTGATTCACTTCAAAAAATCAAACAAGTAAAGGGAGTTGTTTGAAAAAATAATGAACTGCAATTAATTTTAGGCAAAAGTGTTTATAAATTATATACAGGTTTAAAAAAACTGGAAGATTCTGGAGAATTCGATTTGTTGGCAAATAGAAAAATGTCTCTTGGAAAGAGAATGTTAGTTGCTCTTTCTTCAATCATGATTCCATTAATTCCAATATTAATTGGAGCTGGAATTATAATGGCATTTGTTGGTATATTACAAATAACAAAGTTAATGCCAGATATAGTTTTAAAAATACCAGAAACAGGATTGAAACCAGGTCAAGAATATATTAGAGATACAAATGTAATGTGAGCAATGTTATATGTAATAGCTAATACGCCTTTGAGATTTATAGGTATATTAGCAGGAATAAGTGCTGCAAAATATTTTAAATTAAATATATTCTTAGGATTGTCGATTGGTTTAATTTTAGGTAGTCCTTTAATATTTGGAGATGGGGGACCAATAGGATTTGGTTATAGTTGAGATTTATTTAAAACTGGAATAAGTCCTGATGATTCTATTTGATATGGTCTTTCTTCAATAAAAGTAATGCCTCAAGGAGCAAGGGTAATTGTTGTAATATTAGCAGTTTTAACTACAAAGAAAATTGAAAACTGAATTATAACATGAGTGCCAAAATCTTTAGAATTAATTCTAAAGTCAGCTTTAACATTATTAATTGCAGCTCTAATAACATTCTTTATTATTGGACCGATTTGATATATTTTTGAGCAATTAATTGGTGTTGGTTTGAGGTTTGTTACTAAAACTCCACTTGGAATTGGTACTGGTATTTATGCTTTAATTTGACAGCCCTTAGTTATAGTAGGTATGCACTCAGCAGTTGCTCAAATTTCACAAATGCAGGTATTAACAGATGGGGTTAGTTACTTAACACCTGGTGCAGAATTTTCTGTATGAGGACAAGTAGGAGCTGTTATTGCAGTTATCCTTATTTCTAAAAATAGTGCAACTAAAAGAGAAGCTCGTTCAACTGTAATTACTGGTTTCTTTGGTGTGCCTGCTCCAATTGTTTATGGAATTAACTTACCTAAAGTAAGACCTTTCATTGCAGGAACTCTAGGAGCATTCTTTGCGGGTTGTTTCAGTAATATATTAAGTGTTTCACAAAGAGTTAATACGGGTTTAGGAGTATTTTCCTTCTTTGGATTTTTCTCAAACCCAATAAATCCAGAAATTGTAACTGTTGAGTTAGTACCCAATACTTTGAATGGTCTATATAATATATTATGCTGTGTGATGGCAACTGGATTAGCATTAATGTTTACAATATTTATGTATAAAGAAAGAGTTCTTGAAAATAATATTCTTAAAAAAAATAATGCAAAAGTTATTAAAATAATTAACTTATCAAATTTTAATTTAACTTCTGAAGACAAACTAAAAGTAACAAATATTTTAAGAGCAGAAGAAAACTTTTTTACAAAAGAAGAAATTATTAAAATTAAAAAACTTGAAAAATTATTAATTGAAAGTTTAAAATATAAAATTGAATTAGAGATTATTTTTGATAAAGAAAATAAAATTAAGGATAGATTATTTCAACAAGGATGTAATTTGATTAATAAAAATAAACCTTTAAAAGCTAAAACAATTATGGAAAAACATAAAGATATTTATTTTTTAAAGAAAAAAGAAACACTACAAAATAAAATCCAGCAGTTAGATATCAAAATGACTGATAAATTAAAATGATTAGATGAACTTATTAAGACTAAAGAAAATGTAGTACTAAGTAATTTTAAATTATTAGAAGATTACTTATCAGAAGATAATCTTTATTCAATAAAATTACTATATAAAAATGCTTTAAATGATTTAAAAATAACTTATAAATTACAAAAACCAGTTGATACTAAAATTACTTTAAATAGTATTATAAAAAAAATCTCACAGGAAAATAATTTAAATAAAAAATTAACAAAATAA
- the nrdG gene encoding anaerobic ribonucleoside-triphosphate reductase activating protein, giving the protein MKILKIFKETISDGPGIRYSIYIAGCLHACYGCHNLLSWNFRIGKDFDKEYEKEIISEIKSNSLLNGITFSGGDPMFSAIELLPFVKKLKKETGLNIWLYTGFTIEEIIAKKDNSNEKEYSMYKLLLEIDTLVDGRFVKELYDPNILYRGSSNQRLIDVKKYFNLL; this is encoded by the coding sequence ATGAAAATACTTAAAATTTTTAAAGAAACAATAAGTGATGGTCCTGGAATTAGATACTCTATTTATATTGCTGGATGCTTGCATGCTTGTTATGGTTGCCATAATCTTTTGAGTTGAAATTTCAGAATAGGAAAAGACTTTGACAAAGAATATGAAAAAGAAATTATCTCAGAAATTAAATCAAATTCATTATTAAATGGAATTACTTTTAGTGGTGGAGATCCAATGTTTAGTGCAATTGAATTGTTACCTTTTGTAAAAAAACTAAAAAAAGAAACTGGTTTAAATATATGACTATATACAGGTTTTACTATAGAAGAAATAATAGCAAAAAAAGATAATTCTAATGAGAAAGAATATTCTATGTACAAATTATTACTTGAAATAGATACATTAGTAGATGGTAGATTTGTAAAAGAGTTATATGACCCTAATATTCTATATAGGGGAAGTTCAAATCAACGATTAATTGATGTAAAAAAATATTTTAATTTACTTTAA
- a CDS encoding glycoside hydrolase family 1 protein, which translates to MKFVRKNFLWGGATSASQIEGAYNSSGKSLTLAEMRPFNPNLNRKSIEEINNYSKKEYEKSIENVNKLHYPKRYGIDFYHKYKEDIALFKEAGMKIFRMSISWSRIYPNGDENKPNQEGIEFYRKVFEECKKSGMEIMLTIQHYDIPYSIAKNYNGWSNKKVIDLYIKFASTIMEEYKDLVKYWLPFNEINVATLSPITGLGIFREDYKTEHEFLNASYQGLHNQFFAQAKVIELSKNISKNIKMGCMIANITTYSSDCNPINILENLLTQQMNRYFYYDVVAKGIYPTYSKRYFRERKIEINITEEELKVIKENTVDYITFSYYMTSTVSKNTQDNNSGNLIIGGKNKFLNSTEWGWQIDPIGLRITLNELWDRYQLPLFISENGIGVVEKLDANNTVNDNYRIDYLKEHFIQINEAILDGVDVFGYTMWTPIDVVSLSTNEMSKRYGLIYVDYDDYHNGSGKRYKKKSFSWFKEFIETSEF; encoded by the coding sequence ATGAAATTTGTAAGAAAAAACTTTTTATGAGGCGGAGCAACTTCTGCTTCTCAAATAGAAGGTGCTTATAACTCAAGTGGTAAGTCTTTAACTTTAGCTGAAATGAGACCTTTTAATCCTAATTTAAATAGAAAAAGTATTGAAGAAATAAATAATTATTCTAAAAAAGAATATGAAAAGTCAATTGAAAATGTTAATAAACTTCATTATCCAAAAAGATATGGTATAGATTTTTACCATAAGTATAAAGAAGATATTGCTTTGTTTAAAGAAGCTGGGATGAAAATATTCAGAATGTCAATTTCTTGATCAAGAATTTATCCTAATGGAGATGAAAATAAACCAAATCAAGAAGGCATAGAGTTTTACAGAAAAGTATTTGAAGAATGTAAAAAAAGTGGAATGGAAATAATGCTTACAATTCAACATTATGATATTCCATACTCAATTGCTAAAAATTATAATGGGTGATCAAATAAAAAAGTTATAGATTTATACATTAAGTTTGCTAGTACTATAATGGAAGAATATAAAGATTTAGTTAAATATTGATTACCTTTTAATGAAATAAATGTGGCAACGCTATCACCAATTACGGGATTAGGTATTTTTAGAGAAGATTATAAAACTGAACATGAGTTTTTAAATGCATCATATCAAGGCTTACATAATCAATTTTTTGCTCAAGCAAAAGTGATTGAATTATCAAAAAATATTTCAAAAAATATTAAGATGGGCTGTATGATTGCTAATATAACTACATACTCAAGTGATTGTAATCCAATTAATATCTTAGAAAATTTACTAACTCAACAAATGAATAGATATTTTTATTATGATGTTGTGGCAAAGGGAATATATCCAACATATTCAAAGAGATACTTTAGAGAAAGAAAAATAGAAATCAATATTACAGAAGAAGAATTAAAAGTAATTAAAGAAAATACTGTTGATTATATTACATTTAGTTATTATATGACTTCAACTGTATCAAAAAATACTCAAGATAATAATTCAGGAAATTTAATAATCGGAGGTAAAAATAAATTTTTAAACTCCACAGAATGAGGATGACAAATTGATCCTATTGGGTTGAGAATTACATTAAATGAATTATGAGATCGATATCAATTACCATTATTTATTTCAGAAAATGGAATTGGTGTTGTTGAAAAATTGGATGCGAATAATACAGTGAATGATAATTATCGAATAGATTATCTAAAAGAACATTTTATTCAAATAAATGAAGCAATTCTTGATGGAGTAGATGTCTTTGGTTATACTATGTGGACTCCAATAGATGTAGTTAGTCTTTCTACAAATGAAATGTCTAAACGTTATGGTTTAATATATGTTGACTATGATGATTATCATAATGGTAGTGGAAAACGATATAAGAAAAAGTCCTTTAGTTGATTTAAAGAATTTATTGAAACAAGTGAATTTTAA
- a CDS encoding sulfatase: MRAVILMFDTLTRKYLPNYGNDWVHAPNFKRLGERTMTFDNFYAGSMPCMPARREIHTGRYNFLHRDWGQLEPFDNSVFEHLKNSDIYTHLTTDHWHYWEDGGGTYHTRYNTWEGFRGQEYDQWIPAAYGKNHEQPHKNNINTFFDPKTRPEKYNFLKYGKSNLAHLTQDDTSYPSVQTMLSGIEFLKGHKDLDDWLLQIECFDPHEPFVTPQKYRDIYDAKYTDNIPNWPKYSHYDEEKDAETVKKLQIEYAALISMIDVYLGKILDYFDENDLWKDTMLIVNTDHGFLTGEHNFVGKTAAPWYDELIHTPFFLHIPEFSNMDGKRFDKLCQTIDIAPTLLDYFKLENNFDQDGNSIYEALKKDQNNHKEILFGNNGGHVNIYDGKYVFMKASKSEANFPNTQYTLNFNFMKGFLPSFFLNNMEYVKGTRYSNGMPMMKYNLQEFPMTPNSFKYGDLLFDLEKDPKQLNPLKDKKIELMMIKKLIKKMKSVDTPPEVYERIGLTEEALKID, encoded by the coding sequence ATGAGAGCAGTTATATTAATGTTTGATACTTTAACAAGAAAGTATTTACCTAATTATGGTAATGATTGAGTTCATGCACCAAATTTTAAAAGACTAGGCGAAAGAACAATGACATTTGATAATTTTTATGCAGGAAGCATGCCATGTATGCCTGCAAGAAGAGAAATACATACGGGAAGATATAATTTTTTACATAGAGATTGAGGTCAATTAGAACCTTTTGATAACTCAGTATTTGAGCATTTAAAAAATAGTGATATTTATACACACTTAACAACAGATCATTGACATTACTGAGAAGATGGTGGAGGAACTTATCATACAAGATATAATACTTGAGAAGGATTTAGAGGTCAAGAATATGATCAATGAATTCCTGCAGCATATGGTAAAAATCACGAACAACCTCATAAAAATAATATAAATACTTTTTTTGACCCAAAAACTAGACCAGAGAAATATAATTTTTTGAAATATGGAAAATCTAATTTAGCACATTTAACGCAAGATGATACAAGTTATCCTAGTGTACAAACAATGTTATCAGGAATTGAGTTTTTAAAAGGTCATAAGGATTTAGATGATTGGTTACTACAAATTGAGTGTTTTGACCCTCATGAACCGTTTGTAACTCCTCAAAAATATCGAGATATTTATGATGCCAAATATACAGACAATATTCCTAATTGACCTAAATATAGTCACTATGATGAAGAAAAAGATGCAGAAACAGTTAAGAAACTTCAAATAGAATATGCTGCATTAATTTCAATGATAGATGTTTATTTAGGAAAAATTTTAGATTACTTTGATGAAAATGATTTATGAAAAGACACAATGTTAATTGTAAATACAGATCATGGGTTCTTAACTGGTGAACATAACTTTGTTGGTAAAACAGCAGCACCTTGATATGATGAATTAATTCATACGCCATTCTTTTTACACATTCCAGAATTTTCAAATATGGATGGAAAAAGATTTGACAAGTTATGTCAAACAATTGATATAGCTCCAACTTTATTGGATTATTTCAAGTTGGAAAATAATTTTGATCAAGATGGAAATTCAATTTATGAAGCTCTAAAAAAAGATCAGAACAATCACAAAGAAATTTTATTTGGAAATAATGGTGGTCATGTAAATATATATGATGGAAAATATGTTTTTATGAAAGCATCTAAAAGTGAAGCAAATTTCCCAAATACTCAGTATACTTTAAATTTTAATTTTATGAAGGGGTTCTTACCAAGTTTCTTTTTAAATAATATGGAGTATGTAAAGGGAACACGATATTCAAATGGAATGCCAATGATGAAATATAATTTACAAGAATTTCCTATGACACCAAATTCATTTAAATATGGGGATTTATTATTTGACTTAGAAAAAGATCCAAAGCAATTAAATCCATTAAAAGATAAAAAAATTGAATTAATGATGATTAAAAAATTAATTAAAAAAATGAAATCTGTTGATACACCTCCAGAGGTTTATGAAAGAATTGGTTTAACAGAAGAGGCATTAAAAATAGATTAA
- a CDS encoding ROK family protein, whose product MKNINYLYDIGGLSTKKIVMDHNNKIISEDIISYDDTKKPNAWQLDANYVFSLIKNDLPKDIKINLGISIPGIIDSINYKILSESALTNIKEINLKDFFSDLKNIEVFEIENDAKAAAYGEYYFGQKQKYKNMLHVTVGTGLGGGIIIDGKIYKGFKGGAGELSKLFANFDSENINLVVQSTSTGANLKRYADSIELGELSEIEDVVTAKAKNNFRMKKITDGKSFMKLVEENEPIAVKVFDIWTTSLTKYLVSLNFLMDFEAITIGGGISSNSKFLDTIIKKADNYIILFKNFSPIENINIIKSNLENKAGCYGILAKLIKE is encoded by the coding sequence ATGAAAAATATAAATTACTTATATGATATTGGAGGATTAAGTACCAAAAAAATTGTTATGGATCATAACAATAAAATAATATCAGAGGATATAATTTCTTATGATGATACTAAAAAACCAAATGCATGACAATTAGATGCAAACTATGTTTTTAGTTTAATAAAAAATGATTTACCAAAAGATATTAAAATAAATTTAGGAATTAGTATTCCTGGAATTATTGATTCAATTAATTATAAAATATTATCTGAATCTGCATTAACAAATATTAAAGAAATTAATTTAAAAGATTTTTTTAGTGACTTAAAAAATATAGAAGTATTTGAAATAGAAAATGATGCCAAGGCTGCAGCTTATGGAGAATATTATTTTGGTCAAAAGCAAAAATACAAAAATATGCTTCATGTAACTGTTGGAACAGGTCTTGGTGGAGGAATTATTATTGATGGTAAAATTTACAAAGGTTTTAAAGGAGGAGCTGGTGAATTATCAAAGCTATTTGCAAATTTTGATTCTGAGAACATTAATTTAGTTGTTCAAAGTACTTCAACAGGTGCAAATTTAAAAAGATATGCGGACTCAATTGAATTAGGAGAACTTTCAGAAATTGAAGATGTTGTAACAGCTAAAGCAAAAAATAATTTTAGAATGAAAAAAATAACTGATGGTAAATCATTTATGAAACTAGTTGAAGAAAATGAACCAATAGCTGTTAAAGTTTTTGATATATGAACAACAAGCTTAACTAAGTATTTAGTTTCTTTAAATTTTTTGATGGATTTTGAAGCAATAACTATTGGAGGGGGAATAAGTTCTAATAGTAAATTTTTGGATACGATAATTAAAAAAGCTGATAATTATATTATTTTATTTAAAAATTTTTCTCCAATTGAAAATATAAATATAATAAAAAGTAATTTAGAAAATAAGGCTGGATGTTATGGTATTTTAGCCAAATTAATAAAAGAGTAA
- a CDS encoding anaerobic ribonucleoside triphosphate reductase, which yields MKENKSSCKNITIEFNQVISTINNDIKNENANMNGDTPSGKMMKFASISAKNFALENLVKLKHAELHKSSLIHIHDLDYYATKSATCVQYNIEEIFNNGFKTKNGLIKEPQSIGVYAELASIIFQTAQNEMHGGQSIPAFDYFMAPGVNKTFRKILLEKLKNFLFFLNIDFDKNKINDIKKDESIKFKNLKREMLNLYLPKINISQKDFDKINQLTIKETIRETNQAMEGFIYNLNTQHSRGGNQVVFSSINLGTDTSNEGRQVTKSLFKALEKGLGNGETSIFPIVIFKVKDLVNFQEEDYKKAMNQSQEEWFNESNIWNVKNFDLFLEAIKTTGKRLFPNFMFLDQKYNQHQLWNENDSKSWYYEPATMGCRTRVFENINGEKTSVGRGNLSFTSLNLPYIALELLEKEGFFKNEIINYSKINSSKIKTLFLERVKYYSQEICNQLKIRYDYQITAIAKEFPFLMSNNILSGGINLKSQDFVEDVFKQGTLTIGFVGLAEALKALLNFHHGENDEAQKFGLEIIEVINNVSLIWKEKTHLNFGVIATPAESVAGRMAKQTRKVFGLVSGVTDREYFTNSNHIPVYYNISAIEKIKREAEYHLLTLAGNISYVELDGEAKKNLHAVLSIINAMRIHGTNYGSLNHPVDRCKKCNYTSLIPLYCQMCNSKEISRTRRITGYLVGDLECWNKGKQAEESERVKHKIKN from the coding sequence ATGAAAGAAAATAAAAGTTCTTGTAAAAATATTACTATAGAATTTAATCAAGTAATTTCAACAATAAATAATGATATTAAAAATGAAAATGCAAATATGAATGGTGATACACCAAGTGGTAAAATGATGAAATTTGCTTCAATATCAGCAAAAAATTTTGCATTGGAAAATTTAGTTAAGTTAAAGCATGCAGAGTTACATAAAAGTTCATTAATTCATATTCATGATTTGGATTATTATGCTACAAAATCAGCAACTTGTGTTCAATATAATATTGAGGAAATATTTAATAATGGTTTTAAAACAAAAAATGGTTTGATTAAAGAACCTCAATCAATTGGCGTATATGCTGAGTTAGCATCAATTATTTTTCAAACGGCGCAAAATGAAATGCATGGAGGACAATCAATTCCAGCTTTTGATTATTTTATGGCTCCAGGAGTAAATAAAACTTTTAGAAAAATTCTTTTAGAAAAATTAAAGAACTTCTTATTTTTTTTAAACATAGATTTTGATAAAAATAAAATAAATGATATAAAGAAAGATGAAAGTATAAAGTTTAAAAATTTAAAAAGAGAAATGCTTAATTTATATTTACCAAAAATTAATATCTCCCAAAAAGATTTTGATAAAATAAATCAATTAACAATTAAAGAGACAATTAGAGAAACTAATCAAGCAATGGAAGGTTTTATTTATAATCTAAATACTCAACATTCAAGAGGGGGCAATCAAGTTGTTTTTTCTTCAATAAATTTAGGAACTGATACTTCAAATGAGGGAAGACAAGTTACAAAATCATTATTTAAAGCTTTAGAAAAAGGATTAGGAAATGGTGAAACCTCAATTTTTCCAATAGTTATTTTTAAAGTTAAGGATTTAGTAAACTTTCAAGAAGAAGATTACAAAAAAGCAATGAATCAAAGTCAGGAAGAATGATTCAATGAAAGTAATATTTGAAATGTCAAAAACTTTGATTTATTTTTAGAAGCAATTAAAACAACGGGTAAAAGATTATTTCCAAATTTTATGTTTTTAGATCAAAAATATAATCAACATCAGTTATGAAATGAAAATGATAGTAAATCTTGATATTATGAACCAGCAACAATGGGATGTCGTACAAGAGTTTTTGAAAATATTAATGGTGAGAAAACATCAGTTGGGCGAGGGAATTTAAGTTTTACTTCATTAAATTTACCTTATATAGCATTAGAACTTTTAGAAAAAGAAGGTTTTTTTAAAAATGAAATAATTAATTACTCTAAAATTAATTCTTCAAAAATAAAAACATTATTTTTAGAAAGGGTTAAATATTATAGTCAAGAAATTTGCAATCAATTAAAAATTCGATATGATTATCAAATAACAGCTATTGCAAAAGAATTTCCATTTCTAATGAGCAATAATATTTTATCTGGGGGAATTAATTTAAAATCACAAGATTTTGTAGAAGATGTTTTTAAGCAAGGAACGTTAACAATTGGATTTGTTGGTTTGGCAGAAGCATTAAAAGCACTGTTAAACTTCCACCATGGTGAAAATGACGAAGCACAAAAATTTGGATTAGAAATTATAGAAGTTATTAACAATGTTTCACTTATATGAAAAGAAAAAACTCACTTAAATTTCGGAGTTATAGCAACACCAGCAGAGTCAGTTGCAGGTAGAATGGCAAAGCAAACTAGAAAAGTTTTTGGCTTAGTATCTGGAGTTACTGACAGGGAATACTTTACAAATTCAAATCATATTCCAGTTTATTATAATATTAGTGCTATTGAAAAAATTAAAAGAGAAGCAGAATATCACCTATTAACTTTGGCTGGTAACATAAGTTATGTTGAATTAGATGGTGAAGCTAAAAAAAACTTACATGCTGTTCTTTCTATAATTAATGCAATGCGAATTCATGGAACAAATTATGGAAGTTTAAATCATCCTGTAGATAGATGCAAAAAATGTAATTATACTTCTTTAATTCCCTTATATTGTCAAATGTGTAATAGTAAAGAAATTTCAAGAACTAGAAGAATTACAGGATATTTAGTTGGAGACTTAGAGTGTTGAAATAAAGGAAAGCAGGCTGAAGAATCAGAAAGAGTAAAGCATAAAATTAAAAATTAA